The window CCCGCCTTTTTTTGTCTCGTCGTTTTTCTTGCTATTCTTGCGCGGGTTCAACGTTGGAATACCCTGTTGCATTGGGGTCCGAATCGGTATTCAGGTCGTAGGCATAGATGACGGTTCGGCTTTTGCCGAATCCGGATGGACCAGGATACGTATTCACAGCGACAACCAATTGTTTTTCGCCGTCGTTATCAATGTCAGCCAGAGTGTAACCGGTGACGGTGCCTTTGATGCGGCGTGTTTTCCACATCAAGTTGAGACCAACTCCATCCCAATACATGGCGTGGATTTCACCTTGGGCGAAGCTGCGGAAGTTTTCAAAAAACTGGGCCGCTACCGATATGTTTTTGTTGACCAAAAGCTCATACCGGTTGTCTTTGTCGAGGTTGGCAACCAATAAGGGCAGCGGGACATAATAGTATGTCCACAGGTAGTCGGCATCGGGTTTATCCATGGGGGCCATGAGATCGTCAAACTGTAAACCGATAGCCGAACCGGCATATTTTTCTTCGGTTTCAGCCATGAGTTCTCCGCTTGAGGTGTACACAACAAGACGGTCATTGTTGTTGACGAGGATAACTTTATAGCCCGATTCTTCCGGGTAGAAAGCGAAGTTGAACGGATTCGCCTTTCTTGGCAGGTTGACTTTCGACGAGGCCTGCACGGTCCCGCCCGAGTAAATCATTTCATAAATTCCCTCCTGGAAGAGATCACGAGGGTGGCTTTTGCCACCGACCAGTGAACGGCTGAACTCGGGGGGAACAGGGGCTACGGTCAAAAAGTATTTGATGCGGTCGGCTTTGACTACAAGCTTACCGTTTTCGTAGCTCAGAATAAGGGATGCAGCTTCTTTATTGATATAGCCGGCAACAATGATTTCCGATCTGCCATCCTTGTTCAAGTCGAACAGGTCGACGTGGAGCAGCATAAGATTGGGGGAAGTCTCGTAATCGGCCAGGGGCTTGAGCTGTCGATCTGAGTATGTGAAGGCGTGGATACCATCCTGTCCCATGAGGATGGTTTCATTGTTGCCGTCACCGGTGATGTCACCCACGGCGACGCCAAACGAGGGGAAACGCAAGCTCTGGCTCCGCCAACGGCCCGGCGTGTCCGGTCCTTGAACATACCGGAAACGAGGGTTGAGGTAGGGGTTGGCGCCCAGCTCACCTTCCGTTGCATTGACCACGAAATTCGGGTTCATGGGAGCTTGGCCCGTTTTGGCGCTGGCTGCATTGGCGCTCCCCGGTTTGGCCGGGCGTTTGAAAATCTTAGCATTGATATTGTCGGCCACTCCTTCCATAGCAGGAATGAGACCGTCAAGTTTTGCTTTGGTGGATTGCGGCCAGCTCTGTCCGTCAGGTCCGGAAACGGTGGCATCGACACTGGCTATGTTGCCCGAAATCGTCACCGATCCTGAGACTTTATAGTCGGCTTTCGCGTTGTCGGCCACAGGTTGGAAGTGGTTTGTCCAGGTCAGGCGCGAGTTGAGCATGCTCTTTATGCCCTGACTCAGGTATTGATATTTCTCAGGGCCGTGGACTGCGAAGGGTTCCACCGTAAAGGTCTTTACGTCCGCTGCGAGGGCACATATGGCCGAGAGGACCGTGGCCAGGCAGAGGAGACCCGTTATCGACATTTTTCTGATGTTCATGCAAATCTCCTTGAAAAGAAGCGTCGGGCCGTGGCCCGAAAACTCATTTCACACAAGCGAAATGGGGGTTACGGTAGCAATTTACCTGCTCTCATGCAAAGTAAACTTGACACTGTCGTTGCCCGTCCGGGCGTATTCTACAGTTGATTGCGGGACATATTCGTCGGCCAGGGTCGTGAGGTCGGCCAACAGTGTGTCCGCGAATCCTTTGGGGAGTGTCCAGGAAATAATGCGTAACGCTTCTTCTTCATCGCCGACAATGTCCGGACCAATGTAAATGTTGGACAAAGGAACGGCTGAATGGAAGAAGGTAACGTAAAACAGCCACAGGCAATAGACTTTATCGCGCGGGGGCAAGGGGTGTTTGACGAGAATCCTTAGCTTTCGCGGCAAATCGTCAATACGTCCACCCGTATCGTGCTCCAATTGTTGGGCAATGCTATCAAGTTCATTGTCCGGCAATGTTTCGAGTGTTCGCAAAAAAGTTGCAAACAGCTGCACAAGGTTTTCAGGCTTTTCTTTGCCCGTCGCCGCCAAAACTAAGGGGATCGTTTGCTCTTGCATCATGTTTTCTATTGTCGCGATTTTTGGAGCGCTTGGCAAGCAGGCCCGATTTATTTACCCCTGGGAAACACACCTTTTGGGTGAAATTTCGTTCTACATTGAGGTTCTCATGATTCAAACTGTGATTCTTTTGTGTGTTCTTTGTGCATTGATTGCCACTTTTGTCCTTCGGGAGAGCGCTAGACGACTCAATCTCTCCGCACTGTCTTCATCCGTGCCAGAAGAATTTGTCGGTATCTATGATGCCGACGCTTATCGCCGCTCCCAAGAATATACCAAACAGGCCACGCGCCTTGGTTCCATTGAGGATGGATTCGGGACGGTTATATTGTGTTTATGCCTGGCGACCGGTGTTTTCGGCTTGCTCGACCGGTTTGTCGTGGGGTTGAATCTTTCCCCTTTGGCAACCGGGTTGGTGTATCTGGGGGTTGTTACGCTTGTCGCGGACCTCGTGCTTGCCACACCCTTCTCCATCTATTCAACTTTCGTTTTGGAAGAGCGTTTTGGTTTCAACCGGACAACAGGAAAAACGTTTTTTCTTGATAAATGCAAAGGCTATCTCATCACGGCCATCCTTGGGGGAGGGCTTGCGAGCCTGATCATTCTTTTTTTCAATGCGATGGGACCAGCCGGCTGGGTGCCAGCCTGGATCGGGATTGCACTTGTTACGATTGGTGTCATGTATTTCGCCCCGAGCATTATCTTACCGCTTTTCAACACGTTTACGCCTCTTGAGGATCCGGAACTCAAAGCCGCTATTGAGGACTTGGCGCAGCAATATGCGTTCACGCTTGAGGGAATTTTTGTCATGGATGGGTCGCGTCGATCGAGCCGAGGGAATGCATTCTTTACCGGGCTGGGTTCACGAAAGCGCATTGCATTGTTTGATACATTGATAAACACAATGACCACAGAAGAAATTGTCGCTGTCTTGGCTCATGAGATTGGTCATTGGAAAAAACGACATATTGTTAAATCGATCATGCTGGAGATGCTCAAAACCGGTTTATTGCTGTTTCTGTTTTCCTGCATTCTGGAATCGCCGGTATTTTTTCAGGCATTCGGCATTGCAACGCCATCGGTTGCAGCGGGTCTGATCGTTTTTGGCATTATTTATCAGCCTGTCATATTGCTGCTGTCGTTTCTTTCCAATGCGCTTTCGCGAAAACATGAATTTGAAGCCGATGCGTTGAGTGCCGAGGCTACTCGGCATCCCCAAGCGTTGATTGATGCCCTTAAACGGTTGAGTGTCGACAATTTATCGAATCTGACCCCACACTGGTTCTATGTCATGCTCAATGCGAGTCATCCTCCTGTTCTGGAGCGCATTCAGCGTCTGCGTTCGATGATTTGACGCTATTGGTTATGCGTAACGTTCGTTCGAGCAAAATGGAGTAGACGGGCTTTCCGCCGAGACCTTCGGAAATGACTGATGCCGCCATACAGGTGACTATGAGTGGTAAAATGAGCGCGTAGTTCATGGTCATTTCCACCACTAAAATAATGCCTGTCAGCGGCGCGCGGACTGTGGCGGCGAAGAGAGCCCCCATCCCTGCAACGGTAAAAATCTCTGCGTGAGCTACAATGTTGGGAAAGTAGGTTGTGGCATAATGTCCGAACCACATACCAAACAGAGTGCCGAGTGCGAGCATAGGAGCAAAGATACCGCCAGGGGCGCCGGAACCGTAACAGATCATCGTGGCGAGGAAACGAGCGGCAAATAAAAACAGCAGCATGTTCGGCGTATATTCGAAGTTGAGGACTTTGGGGATAACAGCATATCCACCGCCGACGATGTCGACCATGGCCCACGCAAGAAAGCCGATCATGCCGCCGATAGCCATACGAAACGCGATAGCCGCACGGGCTCTGATGAAGTCGAACGCATCGAGAGTACGCACGAGGAGAAAATTAAACACATATCCAAAAATGCCGAACATACCGCCAAAGATGGCAAACAACGCGAGGGAACCTAAAGAGGGCGCGGCGAAATGTGTCATCGCCATATCCGCTTCTTGGCCGGTGAACATACGGAGCACAATGTCGGCAGCCGCGCAGGCTGCGACAACGCACTGTACGGAAAGAAAGTTATAGTGGAATTGTGGTCGCATTTCCTCGACGACAAACAAAATGCCGGCAAGTGGAGCGTTAAACGCGGCACCGAGTCCGGCTCCAGCTCCCGAGGCAATAAGGATATGGGCGTTGTCTTTGTCGAGCCCGAACATTTCGGAGATCATTTCCCCGAGGTTGCCACCGAGTTGAATGGTTGGTCCTTCACGTCCAAGAACCATGCCTGATCCCAGCGAGAGGACACCGCCGATGAATTTAATCGGCAAGACCTTGCGCCAGCGTAGTGGCCGAATGTACTCCAGTGCCCCTTCAATTTCTTGGACGCCGCTTCCGGAGGCTTCCGGCGCAAAGCGTTTGGTAAGCGTAAATGCCAGAGTCACCATGAGTGCACAGAGCACCGTGCTCGGGAGCCAAGGGAGTGACGGTACCGCCGAAACAATCGATGTTGCCGTCTTCGGTCCAATGGCGTGGGCTAACCATGTTTCGACAAGAGTACGAAACTCAGTGCTATTGAAAAAGGCAGTGGTTAAGCTCAGCCACTTCATGACATGGACGACAAGGATTTGAAATGTCGCCCCGACAAGTCCGGCCAAAGCTCCTACCAGAATGGCGAGAAAAAAAATCAGCGTATACCGGCGAGATTTCAGTCCGAGTTCAACGAGAATCGTTCGAAATGGTGAGATCGGACAGTATGCTCCTGGTACCTCTGGTTCAGAGGGAGTGTGTTCAGGATGTTCCGGTTGAGGGGCAGCGGTCATGGCATTGTCCTTCGTCTTCATTACAGCCGTGGTGCCTGGTGTTGGTTGTACAGGATATACTTCGCCCCACAACTTGAAAACCCGTACTGCTTCAAAATGTCAGCATGAAGAAGAAAAAAACGCGTTGGAGGAACGTCACGCATCATACCAGGAGAGTTCTCGAGCGCAGACGTCAGGCAGTAAGAGACGTTTGCAGAGCATGGCGTGGTGGTTGTTACCCTGTGCTACGTTCATGGTTGTCGTTCTCGTGTTGCCTGAAAATAAAGAGACTCAAACTGGCGAGAACAAGGGCAAAGAATATTTTGAACCCTTCTTGCGGGACAAAGGGAAGCAGTCGGTTCCCGATTTGGGCACCTGTTATGCCGCCAAGACCGAGGAAAAGCGCGGTGTGAAATGCAATTTTGACCTTCTTGCGAAGGTGAACCACCACCGATGATAACGCAATGACAAGAATGGCGATAAAGGCGGTCCCCGTTGCTCGTTCAGAGGAAAACCCCAACCCGATGAGAATGGGCGTCAGCAAGAACCCACCTCCGAGACCAACAAACGAAGCCACTATACCAACAAGAAATCCAAGTCCAACAATAGACAGATGACTCATGTGCACCGGGTTTTGACTGAAATGGGTGATGCCGAGTTCGCGCAAGCCGAATTTACTGTCAGCCACAAGAAACAATGCCAGAGCAAGAAGAACAAAAGAGAATATCTTACGGAAAATTCGTGTTGGCACATGGTGAACGAGTCGAGAGCCAATTTGCGCGCCAAGCGCTCCCCCAATTCCGATGAGCAGACCGAACACCGGGTCTATCGTCCCTTCGCTGATTGCGGCGACCAGAGAAGATGTTGTCAGAAGAAGAACGCAAGATAAGGACGTTCCAACGGCCCGACCAGAGGAAAAACCACACCCGAGCAAAAGCGGTACGATAAGAAATCCTCCTCCCATACCGGCAAAGGAGGCCATGGTCCCTATACAAAGGCCGAAGAAAAAGAACAGAAGCGTTCCTTGGATACGATGGGTACTCTCTTCAGGGGTAGGCAAGGGCATGGCGCTTCCTTTTGGTTTGGAATAGCCGGTGAAACGGTTTGATGACCACATCGGCATCGCTTGATGTAAGCATTTCGACAAATTTACCGAGAGTGCAAATGATCACCGTTTTTTGGGGGGGCTCCATGTGCAGCATCTTGTCTTCTCGCCATGTCTTGCACAACGATGGTCAACGAGACGTTCTTTGATCTCGGTGGTTGTGGGCTTGGAGTTTCCGCCAGGGCAGCGTATATTTCTTCCATAGACAACGGCTTTATTGTTATCAGATTTTTTTATCCTCTTGGAGTATCTCGGTTTTCAACACAAAACGCAAGGGGCTTGCCGTGACATTCGAAAATCCCTGGACAATTTGGGTTGCCATCGCAACGGTGGTCTACATTGGCGGAACCGTAGCTGCGTTGTTTGCGGTGAAGGAAGCCCGTACACCGCAAGGTGCGACAGCATGGGTGATGGGGTTGGTTGCCTTTCCCTTTATTGCGTTCCCTCTGTATCTCATTTTTGGTCGACGTCGATTTGAAGGCTACGTGAATGCGCGGCGTTCCGGAGATCGCGAAATTCGTCATATCGGCGAACGAGTGATGGATGAGGTCAACCTTTTTCGTGCAGAAAGCCAAGATATTAAAGATTTTCTTGTTCTCGAACGGCTTGCTCACCTCCCTTTTACCGAACATAACAGCGCCCAGTTGTTTACTACGGGTAAAGATACATTTGATGCGATTTTCGAGGCTGTCGAAAGCGCGAAATCGTATATTCTCATTCAATTTTTTATTTATCGAAACGATACTCTGGGAACAGCTCTTGCCGCCCGTCTCAAAATTAAAGCGATGCAAGGCGTCAAAGTCTATTTCATGTTTGATGAAATAGGCAGCAGCCATTTACCTTCGTCATTTATTGATGAATTGACCAAGGCCGGCATTGAAGTACATCCCTTTAACACGGCGTCAAAACTCCGCAATCGGTTGCAGATCAATTTTCGCAATCACCGGAAAATCGTCCTTGTCGATGGACATATGGCATTCGTGGGGGGATACAATGTCGGTGATGAATATTTGGGAAAGAATCCGAAACTTGGGCCATGGCGCGATACGCACATGCGCTTGACTGGTCCATCTGTTCTTGCCGTGCAATTGTCATTTCTGGAAGATTGGCACTGGGCCACAGGAGAAACACCAAAGCTGTTCTGGCATGCTAACGCCGCCAGTAACAACGGGATGAACGGACTTGTCCTCGCTATGGGGCCGGCGGATTACCGAGAAACCTGTGCGTTGTTCTTTCTGCATTGCATTCAGAGCGCCAAACACCGTATATGGATTGCTTCTCCATATTTCGTTCCTGACCAGGATGTGATGAGCGCCTTGAAGCTGGCCGCATTACGTGGGGTCGATGTGCGTATCCTCTTACCCAGTCGCGCTGACCATCTGCTTGTGTACATGACCGCCTTTTCCTACATTGATGAAGCGGAAGAGTCCGGCATTCAGTTCTATCGCTATCTCGACGGATTTATGCATCAAAAAACCGTACTCATCGATAATAGAGCGGCAGCGATTGGGACAGCTAATCTCGATAACCGATCTTTTCGGTTGAATTTTGAGATGATGTTCTTTTTCCCGGATCGTGAGTTTGCCGAGAAAGTCGGAACCATGCTCCATCATGATTTTATGAAATCACGACGTGCCACTTCGGAGGAGCTTGCCGCGAAACCATTTTTGTTTCGCTTGTTCGTTCCTGTTGCCAAATTGTTCTCGCCGATTTTGTAGAGGAAAGCGATGTTGTGAGGACGTTTCGGTTATCGGGCGTTCTCGCGGTGGGGTTGCCTGGTGTATGCCTGTGTTTTCTTATTATGAGGAAGACGCGGCACCTTTTCCTATATAATCTTCAACAAGCTGCAGGAGTTCGTCCATGTCGATGGGTTTGGAAAGGTAATTATCGATACCGCTCGCGATAAAACGTTCTTTATCTCCCTGCATAGCGTACGCCGTAAGCGCGATGACGGGAACCGTCGCGTTGGAGGCATAGTCGGGATTGTTGCGAAGTTTCGTGACGGCTTCGAGTCCCCCCATAATCGGCATTTGGATATCCATGAGAATCAATTGGTAGACGTGTTTTTCCAATAATTTCAATGCTTCGACGCCATTGTCAGCGCATATCGTGGTGTACCCTGCCACCTGCA of the Desulfovibrio inopinatus DSM 10711 genome contains:
- a CDS encoding FG-GAP repeat domain-containing protein — its product is MNIRKMSITGLLCLATVLSAICALAADVKTFTVEPFAVHGPEKYQYLSQGIKSMLNSRLTWTNHFQPVADNAKADYKVSGSVTISGNIASVDATVSGPDGQSWPQSTKAKLDGLIPAMEGVADNINAKIFKRPAKPGSANAASAKTGQAPMNPNFVVNATEGELGANPYLNPRFRYVQGPDTPGRWRSQSLRFPSFGVAVGDITGDGNNETILMGQDGIHAFTYSDRQLKPLADYETSPNLMLLHVDLFDLNKDGRSEIIVAGYINKEAASLILSYENGKLVVKADRIKYFLTVAPVPPEFSRSLVGGKSHPRDLFQEGIYEMIYSGGTVQASSKVNLPRKANPFNFAFYPEESGYKVILVNNNDRLVVYTSSGELMAETEEKYAGSAIGLQFDDLMAPMDKPDADYLWTYYYVPLPLLVANLDKDNRYELLVNKNISVAAQFFENFRSFAQGEIHAMYWDGVGLNLMWKTRRIKGTVTGYTLADIDNDGEKQLVVAVNTYPGPSGFGKSRTVIYAYDLNTDSDPNATGYSNVEPAQE
- a CDS encoding M48 family metallopeptidase, producing the protein MIQTVILLCVLCALIATFVLRESARRLNLSALSSSVPEEFVGIYDADAYRRSQEYTKQATRLGSIEDGFGTVILCLCLATGVFGLLDRFVVGLNLSPLATGLVYLGVVTLVADLVLATPFSIYSTFVLEERFGFNRTTGKTFFLDKCKGYLITAILGGGLASLIILFFNAMGPAGWVPAWIGIALVTIGVMYFAPSIILPLFNTFTPLEDPELKAAIEDLAQQYAFTLEGIFVMDGSRRSSRGNAFFTGLGSRKRIALFDTLINTMTTEEIVAVLAHEIGHWKKRHIVKSIMLEMLKTGLLLFLFSCILESPVFFQAFGIATPSVAAGLIVFGIIYQPVILLLSFLSNALSRKHEFEADALSAEATRHPQALIDALKRLSVDNLSNLTPHWFYVMLNASHPPVLERIQRLRSMI
- the clcA gene encoding H(+)/Cl(-) exchange transporter ClcA, producing MTAAPQPEHPEHTPSEPEVPGAYCPISPFRTILVELGLKSRRYTLIFFLAILVGALAGLVGATFQILVVHVMKWLSLTTAFFNSTEFRTLVETWLAHAIGPKTATSIVSAVPSLPWLPSTVLCALMVTLAFTLTKRFAPEASGSGVQEIEGALEYIRPLRWRKVLPIKFIGGVLSLGSGMVLGREGPTIQLGGNLGEMISEMFGLDKDNAHILIASGAGAGLGAAFNAPLAGILFVVEEMRPQFHYNFLSVQCVVAACAAADIVLRMFTGQEADMAMTHFAAPSLGSLALFAIFGGMFGIFGYVFNFLLVRTLDAFDFIRARAAIAFRMAIGGMIGFLAWAMVDIVGGGYAVIPKVLNFEYTPNMLLFLFAARFLATMICYGSGAPGGIFAPMLALGTLFGMWFGHYATTYFPNIVAHAEIFTVAGMGALFAATVRAPLTGIILVVEMTMNYALILPLIVTCMAASVISEGLGGKPVYSILLERTLRITNSVKSSNADAECAPEQEDDSH
- a CDS encoding sulfite exporter TauE/SafE family protein — encoded protein: MPLPTPEESTHRIQGTLLFFFFGLCIGTMASFAGMGGGFLIVPLLLGCGFSSGRAVGTSLSCVLLLTTSSLVAAISEGTIDPVFGLLIGIGGALGAQIGSRLVHHVPTRIFRKIFSFVLLALALFLVADSKFGLRELGITHFSQNPVHMSHLSIVGLGFLVGIVASFVGLGGGFLLTPILIGLGFSSERATGTAFIAILVIALSSVVVHLRKKVKIAFHTALFLGLGGITGAQIGNRLLPFVPQEGFKIFFALVLASLSLFIFRQHENDNHERSTG
- the cls gene encoding cardiolipin synthase, which encodes MTFENPWTIWVAIATVVYIGGTVAALFAVKEARTPQGATAWVMGLVAFPFIAFPLYLIFGRRRFEGYVNARRSGDREIRHIGERVMDEVNLFRAESQDIKDFLVLERLAHLPFTEHNSAQLFTTGKDTFDAIFEAVESAKSYILIQFFIYRNDTLGTALAARLKIKAMQGVKVYFMFDEIGSSHLPSSFIDELTKAGIEVHPFNTASKLRNRLQINFRNHRKIVLVDGHMAFVGGYNVGDEYLGKNPKLGPWRDTHMRLTGPSVLAVQLSFLEDWHWATGETPKLFWHANAASNNGMNGLVLAMGPADYRETCALFFLHCIQSAKHRIWIASPYFVPDQDVMSALKLAALRGVDVRILLPSRADHLLVYMTAFSYIDEAEESGIQFYRYLDGFMHQKTVLIDNRAAAIGTANLDNRSFRLNFEMMFFFPDREFAEKVGTMLHHDFMKSRRATSEELAAKPFLFRLFVPVAKLFSPIL